In the Centroberyx gerrardi isolate f3 chromosome 9, fCenGer3.hap1.cur.20231027, whole genome shotgun sequence genome, one interval contains:
- the rgs16 gene encoding regulator of G-protein signaling 16 isoform X3 codes for MCKGLASLPTSCLERAKELKARLGSILQKPDWSLSCCKIGKNRPTPEECLRWKESFEKLLTSKYGLCAFTAFLVSEFSEENIAFYFACEEYRGTKSAAKLPAKAQKIYDEFIGSEAPREVNIDHETRDITKANMQIPSTSCFDQAQHKIYMLMAKDCYPRFLRSPSYRDLVCHAGAKQPRQEKKA; via the exons ATGTGCAAAGGACTAGCATCGCTGCCTACCTCCTGCTTGGAAAG gGCGAAGGAACTGAAAGCAAGGCTGGGAAGCATTTTGCAGAAACCTGATTGGAGTTTATCTTGCTGCAAAATAGGCAAAAATAG ACCAACTCCAGAGGAATGCCTGCGATGGAAAGAATCCTTCGAAAAACTCCTGACAAGTAAAT atggacTGTGCGCCTTCACAGCTTTCCTAGTGTCCGAGTTCAGCGAGGAGAACATCGCTTTCTACTTCGCCTGCGAGGAATACAGGGGCACCAAGTCCGCCGCCAAGCTGCCCGCCAAAGCCCAGAAGATCTACGACGAGTTCATCGGCAGCGAGGCGCCCCGCGAG GTCAACATCGACCACGAAACGCGTGACATCACCAAAGCCAACATGCAGATCCCCTCGACCTCTTGTTTCGACCAGGCCCAGCACAAGATCTACATGCTGATGGCCAAAGACTGCTACCCTCGCTTCCTGCGCTCTCCGTCCTACAGGGATCTAGTCTGCCACGCCGGCGCCAAGCAGCCCCGGCAGGAGAAGAAGGCGTGA
- the rgs16 gene encoding regulator of G-protein signaling 16 isoform X1 has protein sequence MCKGLASLPTSCLERYMKLHTNTCMCFGMGFGLQLYGGTAFFFIFGYTLAKELKARLGSILQKPDWSLSCCKIGKNRPTPEECLRWKESFEKLLTSKYGLCAFTAFLVSEFSEENIAFYFACEEYRGTKSAAKLPAKAQKIYDEFIGSEAPREVNIDHETRDITKANMQIPSTSCFDQAQHKIYMLMAKDCYPRFLRSPSYRDLVCHAGAKQPRQEKKA, from the exons ATGTGCAAAGGACTAGCATCGCTGCCTACCTCCTGCTTGGAAAGGTACATGAAGCTCCACACAAACACCTGCATGTGTTTTGGCATGGGATTTGGATTACAATTATATGGAggcactgcttttttttttatctttgggTATACTTT gGCGAAGGAACTGAAAGCAAGGCTGGGAAGCATTTTGCAGAAACCTGATTGGAGTTTATCTTGCTGCAAAATAGGCAAAAATAG ACCAACTCCAGAGGAATGCCTGCGATGGAAAGAATCCTTCGAAAAACTCCTGACAAGTAAAT atggacTGTGCGCCTTCACAGCTTTCCTAGTGTCCGAGTTCAGCGAGGAGAACATCGCTTTCTACTTCGCCTGCGAGGAATACAGGGGCACCAAGTCCGCCGCCAAGCTGCCCGCCAAAGCCCAGAAGATCTACGACGAGTTCATCGGCAGCGAGGCGCCCCGCGAG GTCAACATCGACCACGAAACGCGTGACATCACCAAAGCCAACATGCAGATCCCCTCGACCTCTTGTTTCGACCAGGCCCAGCACAAGATCTACATGCTGATGGCCAAAGACTGCTACCCTCGCTTCCTGCGCTCTCCGTCCTACAGGGATCTAGTCTGCCACGCCGGCGCCAAGCAGCCCCGGCAGGAGAAGAAGGCGTGA
- the rgs16 gene encoding regulator of G-protein signaling 16 isoform X2, producing MCKGLASLPTSCLERAKELKARLGSILQKPDFSLKCKVKSNHTVSFSRPTPEECLRWKESFEKLLTSKYGLCAFTAFLVSEFSEENIAFYFACEEYRGTKSAAKLPAKAQKIYDEFIGSEAPREVNIDHETRDITKANMQIPSTSCFDQAQHKIYMLMAKDCYPRFLRSPSYRDLVCHAGAKQPRQEKKA from the exons ATGTGCAAAGGACTAGCATCGCTGCCTACCTCCTGCTTGGAAAG gGCGAAGGAACTGAAAGCAAGGCTGGGAAGCATTTTGCAGAAACCTG atttttcattGAAATGCAAGGTTAAATCTAATCACACTGTGTCTTTTTCCAGACCAACTCCAGAGGAATGCCTGCGATGGAAAGAATCCTTCGAAAAACTCCTGACAAGTAAAT atggacTGTGCGCCTTCACAGCTTTCCTAGTGTCCGAGTTCAGCGAGGAGAACATCGCTTTCTACTTCGCCTGCGAGGAATACAGGGGCACCAAGTCCGCCGCCAAGCTGCCCGCCAAAGCCCAGAAGATCTACGACGAGTTCATCGGCAGCGAGGCGCCCCGCGAG GTCAACATCGACCACGAAACGCGTGACATCACCAAAGCCAACATGCAGATCCCCTCGACCTCTTGTTTCGACCAGGCCCAGCACAAGATCTACATGCTGATGGCCAAAGACTGCTACCCTCGCTTCCTGCGCTCTCCGTCCTACAGGGATCTAGTCTGCCACGCCGGCGCCAAGCAGCCCCGGCAGGAGAAGAAGGCGTGA